TGTTTGCTTCCGGTAAAAAGTGTTTTTTATTAGTGGCCACCCAGGGCCACTAATTTTATGTTAGGCTCCTTTGTCAGTTCTTGTTTCTTCACGAAACATAGAGGGAAAAAAATATTTAACTATAGCCTCTGGTTTAATTCCTAAAAACTTGCATACTGCACCTATTTCAGAACAAGTGAACTCTGAAATACCATTAATTTTAAGACTGAAAGTGTTCGGGGCTATATTTAAAAAATCTGCCATAGTTCTTGTGGTTTGCCCCTCACTTCTCATCTTTCCTTTTAAGGCTTTTAGCTCATGATATCGTTTTTTTGTTTTTTTCATTGACCCACCTCCTAAATTTGTTTCGTCAGGAAATATTTATAAACTGATGGTACATAAAAAAATAAACCCTGTCAATGCCTAACGAAATATTTTTTAGTTAAAATGTATACTTTTTATTGCCAAGGGAAACATTTAGATTTATAATAACAAATATTAGATTAGTAAGTATGAGGTGTTTAGAAATGGTTGAAACCACGTTTGATATTTTAAAATTCTCAGAAAGGTTAAAAGAATTGATGGAAAATTCTAATTACAATACGTATTCATTAGCTGAAGCAGTTTTTCTCACACCTGGGACAATTTCAAAATATGTAAACGCGAAAATGGAACCAAAGCGAAACACCATTGAATTGTTGGCTAAACATTTTCAGGTTAATCCAGCATGGCTGATGGGATATGACGTAGACAAATGGCTTGATGGACAAGCCCCGAAAGCAAAAACAATCCCTTTTATTAAATCGGCCAATTATGCCGACAACGAAATTGACGGATACGAAGTTGTATCCAGCAGTGAAGAAATTGATCTTTCTTTTTTGGTTCAGGATAACAGTATGATTAACGCTAGAATTTTTGAAGGCGACATTGCGTATATAAGTAAACAATCAACGGTAGAAAACGGGGAAATAGCCGCAGTAGTTATAGACGGGGCTATCACATTAAAAAGGCTTTACATGATGGACAACTCTATTGTTTTACACTCCGAAAATCCTACCATTCCGGATAAAGTGTTATCAAAGAAAGATAAAAAAGATATTACTATTCTGGGGAAAGTAACTTCCGTTAAATTTAAAGTGAGGTGATAGCCTTTGGCAAGCATTAAAAAATTACCTAGCGGCCGCTTCCAGGCTACCGTCTTTATTGGCAGGGACGCCAATGGAAAGCAGTTAAAAAAGAAAATTACCTGTGATTCCGAAAAAGAAGTCAAAAAGCTAGCCCGAGACCTGGAACAGGAGATTGAAGAACGCAGATATACTAACATGGATAACACAAGGGCATCTGCTTGGTTTGATAACTGGCTGGAGCTAAACAAAAACTCATTGTCACCCTCAACTTATATGAGTTATAAGATGTATGTTGAAACACACTTCAAGCCTGCCTTTGGTAGTTTCAAGCTAGGGCAGATTAAAGAGCTACACGTTAAGAAATACATTAATGATAAACTAAAAGACCTTTCTTCAACAACAGTAAGAAAGCATATCCTTGTACTACGGAAAATGCTATATGATGCTCTTAAACAAAAGAGCCCTTGTACTGACATTGAAGTACCAAAGGCCGAAAAGTATAAACCGTATGTGCTTTCAGAGAAGGAATTTGAAAAAATCCATGATGCCGTAAGAGGTACCAGGGATGAGCCAATTGTACTGCTGGCTGCCTGGTGTGGCCTTCGCCTAGGCGAGATATTTGGTCTTAAGTGGGACGATGTTAGCTGGGAAAAGGGAACCATCAGAGTAGATGAAAACATGGCAATATCTGAGGATGGTTATGTTGATAAAAAGCCCAAGTCAGACAACGGACTAAGGAGTGTAGTTGTCCCGCAGCCCCTTATGGCAATTCTTAAAGATTACAGG
This genomic interval from Desulforamulus reducens MI-1 contains the following:
- a CDS encoding LexA family protein; the encoded protein is MVETTFDILKFSERLKELMENSNYNTYSLAEAVFLTPGTISKYVNAKMEPKRNTIELLAKHFQVNPAWLMGYDVDKWLDGQAPKAKTIPFIKSANYADNEIDGYEVVSSSEEIDLSFLVQDNSMINARIFEGDIAYISKQSTVENGEIAAVVIDGAITLKRLYMMDNSIVLHSENPTIPDKVLSKKDKKDITILGKVTSVKFKVR
- a CDS encoding tyrosine-type recombinase/integrase; this translates as MASIKKLPSGRFQATVFIGRDANGKQLKKKITCDSEKEVKKLARDLEQEIEERRYTNMDNTRASAWFDNWLELNKNSLSPSTYMSYKMYVETHFKPAFGSFKLGQIKELHVKKYINDKLKDLSSTTVRKHILVLRKMLYDALKQKSPCTDIEVPKAEKYKPYVLSEKEFEKIHDAVRGTRDEPIVLLAAWCGLRLGEIFGLKWDDVSWEKGTIRVDENMAISEDGYVDKKPKSDNGLRSVVVPQPLMAILKDYRMEQATPDTGKKGKVPESKKALRKWIRVLLKKYDSKTIEEIPEEQKEEFLEELREIQSRIFLMRPDSYSTYFGKLIDEKNLPPIRFHDLRHYHATWLYKQGIPDQYAAMRLGHDIKVLKGIYQHLEVDVKTETDNLIRAGFGEHGEQKGNKSIQTI